Proteins encoded within one genomic window of bacterium:
- a CDS encoding gliding-motility protein MglA has product MSLINYSSREINCKVVYYGPGLGGKTTNIQYVYEKLAPETKGKLVTLATEMDRTLFFDFLPLELGEVKGFKTRFHLYTVPGQVYYNASRKLILRGVDGIVFVADSSEARFDANIEALYNLHDNLKEYDLSLDEIPFVMQWNKRDAPDALPIDELNEELNPEGYENFEAVAINGTGVFDTLKCVAKQVLRQLQTS; this is encoded by the coding sequence GTGTCGTTGATCAACTATTCGTCGCGCGAGATCAATTGCAAGGTCGTGTACTACGGCCCCGGTCTCGGGGGCAAGACCACGAACATCCAGTACGTCTACGAGAAACTGGCGCCCGAGACGAAGGGCAAGCTGGTGACCTTGGCGACGGAGATGGATCGGACCCTGTTCTTCGACTTCCTGCCGCTCGAGCTCGGCGAGGTCAAGGGGTTCAAGACCCGCTTCCACCTGTACACGGTGCCGGGGCAGGTCTACTACAACGCCTCCCGCAAGCTGATCCTGCGCGGCGTCGACGGCATCGTCTTCGTGGCCGACAGCTCCGAAGCGCGCTTCGACGCGAACATCGAGGCCCTGTACAACCTGCACGACAACCTGAAGGAATACGATCTCAGCCTCGACGAGATCCCCTTCGTGATGCAGTGGAACAAGCGCGACGCCCCGGACGCCCTGCCCATCGACGAGCTCAACGAGGAGCTCAACCCCGAGGGCTACGAGAATTTCGAAGCCGTGGCGATCAACGGCACCGGCGTCTTCGACACCCTCAAGTGCGTGGCGAAGCAGGTGCTGCGCCAGCTGCAGACCAGCTGA